From Solanum stenotomum isolate F172 chromosome 2, ASM1918654v1, whole genome shotgun sequence:
aagaaattcatttttatttccttatatGTTCATTGTTTGACCTTACATTTCAATTCcatgttttcaaattttttacaACTTTTTGTCTAATATTTTAGTTCTTGATTTGAACTACTCAAaattatttccttttaattCAGATGctattgtttattattttcaattgaagCAAAAAGTGACGATCGAGAGAGGATTTAAGGACGAACTAAGTTTGAAAAGTAATCTTCTATTTGCAACTCAAATCTTATCTCATTTGATTCagtatttaattatgttttatttgattcagtattttttttatattgcttTCTTACGAAGAAAGAACATAGCACACTTTTTAAATGggttaattttctttttatcataaTGTAAATTCTATGTAAATCAGTACCAAAAAAGTATTGTGATGAGGTCATATATTAGTAATCATTTAAACGTTGAATAtaactttatattttaaaagcaTGTCTACTTGTGAACTTTGCATTTATTTTGACGTAGTGTTGATTTAAAATCTCCAATCATCTATATATCTAAATGGGCTTTCCTCCCAAACTTCATCagctctctctcttttttcttagTTTCAAACATTATAgtaaataatactataatataTAGTGGCCGAACtagaaatattcaaaatatattaaaaaatacaaatagaaaaaatcaagaagatTTAATATCTCATAAATAATTTTACCATTATACAAGAAGATTCAACTTCCACTTTTCTTTCTCTACATAGTTAAGTTAATGGATCGGATATAGAGTAAAGGCCTTacttaaaaagaagaagataaaatctaAAATGTAGAAAGCTTAGCAATGAGTAATGTTTGAATGTTGTAACTTATACTCTTCTTTTTTGGGGGTTCGAACCCCAATTATTGAGGTAAAGTTGTGGATAACTCTCCAATTGATCTACACCTCTTgtcaacaaattaaattattaagcTCTCTACCAATacatggacaaattacttaactacactcctttacttaccttaatatccatttatccctacttatttcaaaaatcccttatttacctatgtatcccgtgcacaacactatgtatcccgcatgtatcctatgcacaacgctatgtatcccgctatgtggaatgtatcaaacataatgtatcccatgcacaacgctatgtatcccgctatgtggaatgtatcaaacctaatgtatctcgtgcacaacgctatgtatcccacaaatatcatttttaagggatttttgataaatagaaaactagaagggatatgatgttatttagtacttataatatgtggttcctatagtttatactttatattaaTATCCTTCATTAAGTTTCAAACATTTTACAGATTTTTCACTTGTTGTTCGATGTAGATATTAAGCTAGTGTTTAGCCAtaaatttccaaatatttttggcaaatattatttgagtgaaaatttgggtgaatttcaccatgtgtttggccatagtatttgggaaacatatttgactttttagaaaaaatgtgaTTAATatccataagttttaaaaactatcaaaactaaccataagtttgtattacaagtcaatggatcttcgttgcaacaaataacaagcagtgtccatgacactggagcaatgtggtagtttggagtgagtgcaCCAAGCATTATTCCATACATCTAGACAAagcacatgactttgttaccctGGGTcaattgttcatcattttcatcaataaccatatcatcactttcatattcactgaatattcatcactactttggtgttcatgaaaaaataatacaatgcAAACAATtactatagagggtgtttttgtaaaagagaaaagtttggtgtaaaattttaatttttaaaagattccaaataatgagatttggcccaaatactagaaaaaactagtatttgggaatttgggatatttgtcaaataataacaaattgtatggacaaacactatttgctaaattttttcccaaatattacttgggaaatctatggccaaacgggccctaagaCTCAACTAAATCCAAATTCACGTCAGAAAACCTCACAATGAAGGTAAAGTGATTCCTAACAAAGATGATTTCAAACTCATAACTCAAATTTCAGACCTGTAGTTAAGAATGAATGAGTACTTGTTGTACTTTGCTCGTAACTATTTTTTATTCCTTTAGTTTCAAACtttacaaaaaggaaaaatgtaCTTAATTCGAGTTAagggtctatcgaaaacaacctctttaTCTTATAAAGGTAAGAGTAATGTCTGTGTACATTATACACGGCACTCTACATACCCCCACTATTTAGACTACACCAAATATGTTATTGTTTCACTTTTCTTTCTCCACATAGTTAAGTTAATGGATCTATAGGAAAGGTCCATCCAACTCCATTACATCAAAAGAATTGAAACTTAGAAAGCTTAGTAATGAAATGTTTGAATCTTCAACTTTAATTACTTTCTCTTATGGCTAAGAGATTACTTGTCAACAAATTATACCATCTCCCCTCCTTCCTAAAGTTGGAATTTACTTTTACTTTATGCCTACATTTGCCCTAATAATTCCTAAAGTGGAAGTTCACTTTATTGTTTTGTGTAGGGTGTCTCTTGCCACAAACACAAATTCTAAAGCTTCtctttaatttatcttttactTGCATTTAGGAAAATTAAAAAACCTTGTAGGGACTTGTTGTCACATTCAGACTAAAGATGCAAAAGTGATTCCTTAGCATAGAAGGATAAGCTATTCAAACCACTTAGATTTTCAAATATCCTAAAGAATTATATAACTAATGATCATCTTTTCCCCTTCCTCGAGTCATAATTAAGATTAAATGATTAACTCGTACTCGATGTTAAcatcaaattattattaattataacaTTATTAGTGACATAATTGACATGAGAATATATATTGTAATTGATTATAATTAAGCGATAGTTATAGTTTTATGTAAAAACACATATTATGTGTTTATTGAATTGGTGTAAATATCGAatatgagtaaaaaaaaatcgagttgaattgttttattttattagtttgatatTTGAGGGGTCTTCATAGATtattttcaaactcaaaaagaaGGTTTTATTATCATAATATGTGAGTAATGAGCATGATTACTGTTTACACTTTGTGGTGATAATTGACTAAAACATATCTTCTGCTTTTAGACTGATTGAAAAAGTAACAACATTTTtcttgttaaaaataaataaataaataagtactCACTTTTTTAGACTACTCATTATCAAAGTGGAGAAAGTTCAAACGAGGCTTAAGGAGATAATATATGTTAAAGTCATTAATTAGATCGAACGTATTTTGTTTCAATCATATGTGCacatcaattattttattgtgtATCTTGTACATTCAGTTAGAAAATATATCGATAACTAACTATTACACATAATATATGTCACATTTTATTATCACATAAGTAGGATCTAAGCCTTGATTTTTCAATATtcatttcaatttcttcattGATCGCGAAATTAAATCATACACTTTGGTGGTTAATAAAGTGATTTAAGAATTATGaagtttcatatctaaatttCATCGAAAATAAAGTTTATTTTAGATAATCTATTCTCATATATTTGAACATTGATAAATAGAGTTAGCCGATATGTATGTTGATGGAATGACACAGTCCCATGCaccttttaatttaaaatatttattaattcccACAGAATTTatgattcaaatttaaaatttaaaattttgttctctCTAACAGTAGAAGAATCCAAACACCTTTGAAGCTTCTTTTGTATGCTCTGTTTTTGTACTTCGTACTTCAAAAAGCTATCTCTATTTATACTTCTTCTCCATCAATcatttccattaaaaaaaaacaagcttTTCAAAACAAAGCATCCTCATCCATGGCTAATTTACTTCACAATTCttccttcttccttcttctctGCCTCTTGTATCTCGTACTCGTCGCGAGTAAGCTcttttactctttaattatgCATTCATATTGTTATAAATCAACCAAATTACATGTATTTGTCTATATTCATCGTGTTCagtgtaatttttcgacgaaggagATTCAATTGAACAGCTCGTAAatcatttttttgcttttttctttCTAGTTTGTTTACTAATTATATGCTAATATTACAGAATCACAGTCATTTATCGGTATAAACTATGGCCAAGTTGCGGATAATCTACCGGCGCCGGAGGCAACAGCCAAGTTACTACAATCAACTTCAATTCAAAAAGTCCGATTATACGGATCCGACCCGGCAATTATCAAAGCTTTAGCAAATACCGGTATCGGAATCATGATCGGAGTAGCCAACGGTGATATTCCGCCGATGGCATCAGACCCGAACTTTGCTAAAGGATGGCTAAGTTCAAATGTGCTTCCATTTTATCCGGCGAGTGAAATTATTGTAATCAACGTCGGAAATGAGGTTATGTCTTCAAATGACCAGAATCTGATGACGAATTTGTTGCCGGCGATGCAAAATTTACAAAAAGCCCTAAATGATGTTTCAATTGGAGGGAAAATTAAGGTCTCTACGGTTCATTCTATGGCGGTTATGAAGCAATCGGATCCTCCGTCTTCTGGAAGTTTCGACCCGAATATTGGGGATTTGTTGAAAGGATTGTTGGAATTCAATAAAGCTACTGGTTCTCCTTTTGCCATTAATCCTTATCCGTTTTTCGCTTATCAGAGTGATCCTAGACCTGATACTTTAGCTTTTTGCTTGTTTCAACCTAATGCTGGTCGAGTTGATGCTGGCACCAAGATTAAGTACACCAACATGTTCGATGCTCAGGTAAAGAAACTTTATACTATGCAATTTAACTGATTATTTGCAAGTTATTATGCGATTTTCAGGTTACTATATCAGGCTTGATATGCTCTGTATATCTGTGTGCGTTCCCCTCCCTAGACCGTGCTGGTGGGATTACActgagtatgttattgttgttgttgtatatctGTCTTGATATGTTTACTTGTTGTACGTCAACATAACATAGACCACATATGCAACACtataaagattgaattttttccAAAAGATAACCGAGATAAACATGCACGTTTTTCTTATAAGAGAGACTTACGAGTGCTTGGAATTGATGTGAACTTTGATAAGAATAATACATAATGAACGAAAATGATGTATATAAATGATACCAACTAGTGTATCCTGAAAAGTTCACTTCTTGTTGTGTTACACTTAAATTAGATTGGTTATTTTATAGAAGTACTCTCTTTAGTTTGGTT
This genomic window contains:
- the LOC125855341 gene encoding glucan endo-1,3-beta-glucosidase 7-like isoform X1, whose amino-acid sequence is MANLLHNSSFFLLLCLLYLVLVAKSQSFIGINYGQVADNLPAPEATAKLLQSTSIQKVRLYGSDPAIIKALANTGIGIMIGVANGDIPPMASDPNFAKGWLSSNVLPFYPASEIIVINVGNEVMSSNDQNLMTNLLPAMQNLQKALNDVSIGGKIKVSTVHSMAVMKQSDPPSSGSFDPNIGDLLKGLLEFNKATGSPFAINPYPFFAYQSDPRPDTLAFCLFQPNAGRVDAGTKIKYTNMFDAQVDAIRAALNAMGFKEVEIVIAETGWPYKGDSNEVGPSIENAKAYNGNLIAHLRSMVGTPLMPGKSVDTYLFAMYDEDLKPGPTSERSFGLFKPDLTMSYDVGLSKANNQVPTPKTPVSPSPNASPKAPVTLSPNPAPKAPVTPTLVPTPNTTVTPLSPKTEKSVKAGVSDSQSQANINVGMLVLSQILWYPMLHMR
- the LOC125855341 gene encoding glucan endo-1,3-beta-glucosidase 7-like isoform X2, giving the protein MLCFCTSYFKKLSLFILLLHQSFPLTSMANLLHNSSFFLLLCLLYLVLVAKSQSFIGINYGQVADNLPAPEATAKLLQSTSIQKVRLYGSDPAIIKALANTGIGIMIGVANGDIPPMASDPNFAKGWLSSNVLPFYPASEIIVINVGNEVMSSNDQNLMTNLLPAMQNLQKALNDVSIGGKIKVSTVHSMAVMKQSDPPSSGSFDPNIGDLLKGLLEFNKATGSPFAINPYPFFAYQSDPRPDTLAFCLFQPNAGRVDAGTKIKYTNMFDAQVDAIRAALNAMGFKEVEIVIAETGWPYKGDSNEVGPSIENAKAYNGNLIAHLRSMVGTPLMPGKSVDTYLFAMYDEDLKPGPTSERSFGLFKPDLTMSYDVGLSKANNQVPTPKTPVSPSPNASPKAPVTLSPNPAPKAPVTPTLVPTPNTTVTPLSPKTEKSVKAGVSDSQSQANINVGMLVLSQILWYPMLHMR